A window of the Trueperaceae bacterium genome harbors these coding sequences:
- a CDS encoding ABC transporter substrate-binding protein, whose protein sequence is MSIPLPRLSPLRALTLLALALMLAAGVALAQDPAPVSGGTVTVAITADPPGWDPTVSTSQEIPRVMYNNVYEGLVKFDRTGAIVPALAESYDISADGLTWTFHLRQGVKFHDGSAFDSADVVAKFERARDPESGHTHPEYYAAISDIAAPDANTVVFTLSEPSRGLLYNLARPDSILYPAEKAETQRSEPIGTGPFKFASYTEGAEVVLEKNADYYVAGVPYLDKAVFKIIGDPNTRFAALQAGDIDFIGVAVQPEQYLQVVTTPGLKGTEGTATTEITVAMNNARKPFDDLRVRQAITMAIDKDTIVQGAMFGLGTVIGSHMSPSEPYYIDLSDTYPYDPVRARELLAEAGYADGFTIHFELPEPYNIERRSGEVVAQMLREVGIDVELSVVEWGTWIQRIFVGGDYDMTIIGHSEPRDINVYANPGYYYHYDNPAIGDLLARAEAAPSSEAETAAYQEIAEVIAKDAVNVWLFSPPYLVAARDNVYGFWQDQPTPAIDVTEVFKTK, encoded by the coding sequence ATGTCCATCCCCCTTCCCAGGCTTTCACCCCTCAGGGCGCTCACGCTGCTCGCGCTGGCGCTCATGCTGGCCGCGGGCGTTGCGCTCGCCCAGGACCCGGCCCCGGTCAGCGGCGGCACGGTCACCGTGGCCATCACGGCCGACCCGCCCGGGTGGGACCCCACGGTCAGCACCTCGCAGGAGATCCCGCGGGTCATGTACAACAACGTGTACGAGGGCCTCGTCAAGTTCGACCGCACCGGGGCCATCGTGCCGGCCCTCGCCGAGTCGTACGACATCAGTGCCGACGGCCTCACCTGGACCTTCCACCTGCGTCAGGGCGTCAAGTTCCACGACGGCAGCGCCTTCGATTCGGCCGACGTGGTGGCCAAGTTCGAGCGCGCCCGCGACCCCGAGTCGGGCCACACGCACCCCGAGTACTACGCGGCCATCAGCGACATAGCGGCTCCGGACGCCAACACGGTGGTGTTCACCCTCAGCGAGCCGAGCCGCGGGCTGCTCTACAACCTGGCGCGCCCCGACTCCATCCTCTACCCCGCCGAGAAGGCCGAGACGCAGCGCTCCGAGCCGATCGGCACCGGCCCCTTCAAGTTCGCGTCGTACACGGAAGGCGCGGAGGTCGTCCTCGAGAAGAACGCCGACTACTACGTGGCCGGAGTGCCGTACCTCGACAAGGCCGTATTCAAGATCATCGGCGACCCGAACACGCGCTTCGCGGCGCTGCAGGCGGGCGACATCGACTTCATCGGCGTGGCCGTCCAGCCGGAGCAGTACCTGCAGGTCGTGACCACCCCGGGCCTGAAGGGCACCGAGGGCACCGCCACCACCGAGATCACCGTGGCCATGAACAACGCCCGCAAGCCGTTCGACGACCTGCGCGTGCGCCAGGCCATCACCATGGCCATCGACAAGGACACCATCGTGCAGGGCGCCATGTTCGGCCTGGGCACCGTGATCGGCTCGCACATGAGCCCGTCCGAGCCCTACTACATCGACCTGTCGGACACCTACCCGTACGATCCCGTCAGGGCGCGCGAGCTGCTGGCCGAGGCCGGTTACGCCGACGGCTTCACCATCCACTTCGAGCTGCCGGAGCCCTACAACATCGAGCGCCGCAGCGGCGAGGTGGTGGCGCAGATGCTGCGCGAGGTGGGCATCGACGTGGAACTCAGCGTCGTCGAGTGGGGCACGTGGATCCAGCGCATCTTCGTGGGCGGCGACTACGACATGACGATCATCGGGCACTCCGAGCCGCGCGACATCAACGTGTACGCCAACCCGGGCTACTACTACCACTACGACAACCCGGCCATCGGCGACCTGCTGGCGCGCGCCGAGGCGGCCCCGAGCAGCGAGGCCGAGACGGCCGCCTACCAGGAGATCGCCGAGGTGATCGCCAAGGACGCCGTTAACGTGTGGCTCTTCTCGCCGCCCTACCTGGTGGCCGCCCGCGACAACGTGTACGGCTTCTGGCAGGACCAGCCCACTCCGGCCATCGACGTGACCGAGGTGTTCAAGACCAAGTGA
- a CDS encoding ABC transporter permease, protein MKRANLVVGAVLVGVVAAAALLSFLWVPVDPLKMNFASQLKPPSGAYPLGTDHFGRDLLSRVLVGARSTLYVGFIAVGLALSVGSLLGALAGYLGGVADEVIMRLVDVAYAFPAILMALLLAAVYQPGTLTAMIAIGIATVPIFARIARASVLSLKEREYVEAGRALGVNHGRLLFRHILPGAVGPLVVQASLSLAVAVLAEAALSFLGLGTPPDVPSWGNMLREAQGFMTMSPYPALVPGLAIVWTVLGWSLLGDGLRDWWDPRG, encoded by the coding sequence GTGAAACGCGCCAACCTCGTAGTGGGCGCCGTGCTGGTGGGGGTGGTGGCCGCCGCCGCGCTCCTCAGCTTCTTGTGGGTACCAGTTGACCCGCTCAAGATGAACTTCGCCAGCCAGCTCAAGCCGCCCAGCGGCGCCTACCCCCTGGGCACCGACCACTTCGGACGCGACCTCCTGTCGCGCGTGCTGGTGGGCGCGCGCTCCACCCTCTACGTGGGGTTCATCGCGGTGGGTCTGGCACTGTCGGTGGGCAGCCTGCTCGGGGCGCTGGCGGGTTACCTGGGCGGCGTGGCCGACGAGGTGATCATGCGCCTGGTGGACGTGGCCTACGCCTTCCCCGCCATCCTCATGGCGCTGCTGCTGGCTGCCGTGTACCAGCCGGGCACCCTCACGGCCATGATCGCCATCGGCATAGCCACCGTGCCCATATTCGCGCGCATAGCCCGCGCCAGCGTGCTGAGCCTCAAGGAGCGCGAGTACGTGGAGGCGGGCCGCGCCCTGGGCGTCAACCACGGCCGGCTGCTGTTCAGGCACATCCTGCCGGGCGCGGTGGGCCCGCTGGTGGTCCAGGCGAGCCTCAGCCTGGCGGTGGCCGTGCTGGCCGAGGCGGCCCTGTCGTTCCTCGGCCTGGGAACCCCGCCCGACGTGCCCAGCTGGGGCAACATGCTGCGCGAGGCGCAGGGCTTCATGACCATGAGCCCCTACCCCGCCCTCGTTCCCGGCCTCGCCATCGTGTGGACGGTGCTCGGCTGGAGCCTGTTGGGCGACGGCCTACGCGACTGGTGGGACCCGCGCGGCTGA
- a CDS encoding ABC transporter permease, with protein MLAFTLRRLVTALISVWLASLVVFSAIIAVPGDPAAIILGLNASPEARAALSAKLGLDVPAPQRYARWLGGVVTGDFGESINYQAPVGRLIRDRLKVSVPLSLGAALVATLLAIPLGIFAAMRRGTLLDPLITTLSQVGAAVPSFWLGLIFILYFGVQLKWFPAGGFTPFDTDPVKWFRSLTLPVLALGLGQAAVMTRMTRAAMLDVLGQDFVRTARAKGVGTRSVVLKHALRNAMVTIITILGLSLTNVFIGSIVIEQVFALPGMGRLALTAIGTRDFPLLQGEILVYAATIVALGFIVDLSYGLLDPRIRYA; from the coding sequence ATGTTGGCGTTCACCCTGAGGCGGCTCGTCACGGCGCTGATAAGCGTGTGGCTTGCCAGCCTCGTCGTGTTCTCGGCCATCATCGCCGTGCCGGGCGACCCCGCCGCCATCATCTTGGGCCTCAACGCCTCCCCCGAGGCGCGCGCCGCGCTGAGCGCCAAGCTGGGTCTCGACGTGCCCGCCCCCCAGCGTTACGCGCGGTGGCTGGGCGGCGTGGTGACGGGTGACTTCGGCGAGAGCATCAACTACCAGGCGCCCGTCGGCCGGCTCATACGCGACAGGCTCAAGGTGTCGGTGCCGCTCTCGCTGGGCGCCGCCCTGGTGGCCACGCTGCTCGCCATCCCGCTCGGCATCTTCGCCGCCATGCGCCGCGGCACGCTGCTCGACCCGCTGATAACCACCCTGTCGCAGGTGGGCGCGGCGGTCCCCAGCTTCTGGCTGGGGCTCATCTTCATCCTCTACTTCGGTGTTCAGCTCAAGTGGTTCCCGGCGGGCGGCTTCACGCCGTTCGACACGGACCCGGTCAAATGGTTCAGGAGCCTCACCCTGCCCGTGCTGGCCCTGGGCCTGGGGCAGGCGGCGGTCATGACGCGCATGACCCGCGCCGCCATGCTTGACGTGCTGGGGCAGGACTTCGTGCGCACCGCCCGCGCCAAGGGCGTTGGCACGCGCTCGGTAGTGCTCAAGCACGCGCTGCGGAACGCCATGGTGACCATCATCACCATCCTCGGCCTCTCTCTCACGAACGTGTTCATCGGCTCCATCGTCATCGAGCAGGTGTTCGCGCTGCCGGGCATGGGCCGCCTGGCGCTCACCGCCATCGGCACGCGCGACTTCCCGCTGCTGCAGGGCGAGATCTTGGTGTACGCCGCCACCATCGTGGCGCTGGGGTTCATCGTCGACCTCTCGTACGGGCTGCTCGACCCGCGCATCAGGTACGCCTGA